Proteins encoded together in one Mycobacterium noviomagense window:
- a CDS encoding NAD(P)H-quinone dehydrogenase has protein sequence MATRIVILGGGPAGYEAALVAAARDAQVTVVDSDGIGGAAVLADCVPSKTFIASTGVRTELRRAPQLGFDIDIEDAKISLTEIHQRVKSLAAAQSADITQQLLNVGVEVIAGRGELVDATPGLARHCIKVTAPDGTTSVHDADVVLIATGASPRIMPSAQPDGERILTWRQLYDLDSLPDHLIVVGSGVTGAEFVNAYTELGVTVTVVASRDRVLPYEDADAALVLEESFAERGVKLVKNARAQSVTRTDDGVLVTMTDGRTVEGSHALMTIGSVPNTSGLGLERVGIELGRGDYLTVDRVSRTSVPGIYAAGDCTGLLLLASVAAMQGRIAMYHALGEAVSPIRLRTVAATVFTRPEIAAVGVPQSMIDDGSVLARTIMLPLRTNARAKMSGLRHGFVKIFCRRSTGVVIGGVVVAPIASELILPIAVAVQNRITVNELEQTLAVYPSLSGSITEAARRLMAHDDLD, from the coding sequence GTGGCGACCCGCATTGTGATCCTCGGCGGAGGCCCGGCCGGCTACGAGGCGGCGCTGGTCGCCGCGGCGCGCGACGCCCAGGTCACCGTCGTCGACTCCGACGGCATCGGGGGCGCCGCGGTGCTGGCCGACTGCGTGCCGTCGAAGACGTTCATCGCCTCTACCGGGGTGCGCACCGAACTGCGGCGCGCCCCGCAGCTCGGCTTCGACATCGACATCGAGGACGCCAAGATCTCGCTGACCGAGATCCACCAGCGCGTCAAGTCGCTGGCCGCCGCGCAGTCCGCTGACATCACCCAGCAGCTGCTGAACGTAGGTGTCGAGGTCATCGCGGGACGCGGCGAGCTGGTCGACGCGACCCCCGGCCTGGCCCGTCACTGCATCAAGGTGACCGCTCCCGACGGCACCACAAGCGTGCACGACGCCGACGTCGTGCTGATCGCCACCGGTGCCAGCCCGCGGATCATGCCGTCCGCCCAGCCTGACGGCGAGCGGATCCTGACCTGGCGACAGCTCTACGACCTCGACTCGCTGCCCGACCACCTGATCGTGGTGGGTTCCGGTGTCACCGGCGCCGAATTCGTCAACGCCTACACCGAACTCGGGGTGACGGTGACCGTGGTGGCCAGCCGCGATCGCGTGCTGCCGTACGAGGACGCCGACGCCGCACTGGTACTGGAGGAATCGTTCGCCGAACGCGGCGTCAAACTGGTGAAAAACGCACGTGCCCAATCGGTTACCCGCACCGACGATGGAGTGCTGGTCACCATGACCGACGGCCGCACCGTCGAAGGCAGCCACGCCCTGATGACGATCGGCTCGGTTCCCAACACCAGTGGGCTGGGTTTGGAGCGGGTCGGCATCGAGCTCGGGCGCGGCGACTACCTGACCGTGGACCGGGTCTCACGCACATCGGTGCCCGGTATCTACGCCGCCGGCGACTGCACCGGCCTGCTGCTGTTGGCATCGGTCGCCGCCATGCAGGGCCGGATCGCGATGTACCACGCGCTCGGCGAAGCGGTCAGCCCCATCCGGCTGCGCACCGTGGCGGCGACGGTCTTCACCAGGCCCGAGATCGCCGCCGTCGGGGTGCCGCAGTCGATGATCGACGACGGCTCGGTCCTGGCGCGGACCATCATGCTGCCGTTGCGGACCAACGCCCGGGCCAAGATGTCCGGGCTGCGGCACGGCTTCGTCAAGATCTTCTGCCGGCGGTCTACCGGCGTGGTGATCGGCGGGGTAGTGGTCGCGCCGATCGCATCGGAGTTGATCCTGCCGATCGCGGTAGCGGTGCAAAACCGGATCACGGTCAACGAGTTGGAGCAGACGCTGGCCGTCTACCCGTCGCTGTCCGGTTCGATCACCGAGGCCGCCCGGCGGCTGATGGCGCACGACGATTTGGACTGA
- a CDS encoding glycerol-3-phosphate dehydrogenase/oxidase, giving the protein MSAPGSGQFWPASILGPEQRASAWERLGAEQFDVVVIGGGVVGSGCALDAATRGLKVAMVEARDFASGTSSRSSKMFHGGLRYLEQLEFGLVREALYERELSLTTLAPHLVKPLPFLYPLTKRWWERPYVAMGMLLYDQLGGAKSLPPQKHLTRAGALRLCPGLKRNSLIGGIRYYDTVVDDARHTLTVARTAAHYGAVVRSSTQVIALLREGDRVTGVRVRDSEDGAITDVRGHVVVNATGVWTDEIQALSKQRGRFQIRASKGVHVVVPRDRIVSDVAIILRTEKSVMFVIPWGSHWIIGTTDTDWNLDLAHPAATRADIDYILSTVNTVLAIPLTHDDIDGVYAGLRPLLAGESDETSKLSREHAVAVPTPGLVSIAGGKYTTYRVMAVDAIDTAAQYIPARVAPSITEKVRLLGADGYFALINQAEHVGALNGLHPYRVRHLLDRYGSLISEVLAMADGRRELLNPISAAPVYLKVEAAYAAAVEGALHLEDILARRMRISIEYPHRGVDCAREVAEVVAPILGWTQEDIDREVETYNARVEAEILSQTQPDDASADALRASAPEARAEILEPVPLT; this is encoded by the coding sequence GTGAGCGCACCGGGAAGCGGGCAATTTTGGCCGGCATCCATCCTTGGGCCGGAGCAACGTGCCTCAGCCTGGGAACGGCTGGGCGCCGAGCAATTCGACGTCGTAGTCATCGGCGGCGGCGTGGTCGGCTCGGGGTGCGCGCTGGACGCAGCCACCCGCGGGCTCAAAGTGGCGATGGTCGAGGCACGTGACTTCGCTTCCGGTACGTCCAGCCGCTCGTCGAAGATGTTTCACGGAGGGCTGCGCTACCTCGAGCAGCTGGAATTCGGCCTGGTGCGTGAGGCGCTCTACGAGCGCGAGCTGTCGCTGACCACGCTGGCGCCGCATCTGGTCAAGCCGCTGCCGTTTCTGTATCCGCTGACCAAGCGCTGGTGGGAGCGACCGTACGTGGCTATGGGCATGCTGCTCTACGACCAGCTCGGCGGCGCCAAATCCCTTCCGCCGCAAAAGCATTTGACCAGGGCCGGCGCTCTGCGGCTCTGTCCTGGTCTCAAGCGCAACTCGTTGATCGGCGGTATCCGTTACTACGACACCGTGGTCGACGACGCTCGGCACACCTTGACAGTTGCCCGTACCGCCGCCCACTACGGCGCGGTGGTGCGGTCCTCGACCCAGGTGATCGCCTTGCTGCGCGAGGGCGACCGGGTGACCGGGGTACGCGTGCGTGACTCCGAGGACGGTGCGATCACCGATGTTCGCGGTCACGTCGTCGTCAACGCGACGGGGGTCTGGACCGACGAGATCCAGGCGTTATCCAAACAGCGCGGGCGATTCCAGATACGAGCCTCCAAGGGTGTGCACGTCGTCGTGCCGCGGGATCGAATCGTCAGCGACGTCGCGATCATCCTGCGCACCGAGAAGTCGGTGATGTTCGTCATCCCGTGGGGCAGCCACTGGATCATCGGAACGACCGACACCGACTGGAACCTCGACCTGGCGCACCCGGCGGCCACCCGGGCCGACATCGACTACATCCTCAGCACTGTCAACACCGTGCTGGCCATCCCGTTGACCCACGACGACATCGACGGCGTCTACGCCGGGCTGCGGCCGTTGCTGGCCGGGGAAAGCGACGAGACGTCCAAGCTGTCGCGCGAGCACGCCGTGGCGGTGCCCACTCCGGGTTTGGTGTCCATCGCGGGCGGCAAGTACACCACCTATCGGGTGATGGCGGTCGACGCGATAGACACTGCGGCGCAATACATTCCAGCACGGGTGGCGCCGTCGATCACCGAGAAGGTGCGGCTGCTGGGCGCCGACGGCTATTTCGCCCTGATCAACCAGGCCGAACATGTCGGCGCGCTCAACGGGCTGCACCCCTACCGGGTGCGCCATCTGCTCGACCGCTACGGGTCGCTGATCAGCGAGGTGCTGGCGATGGCCGACGGTCGCCGTGAGCTGCTGAACCCGATCAGCGCCGCGCCGGTCTACCTCAAGGTCGAAGCCGCCTATGCCGCCGCCGTGGAGGGCGCGCTGCATCTGGAAGACATCCTGGCGCGCCGGATGCGGATCTCCATCGAATACCCGCACCGCGGCGTCGATTGCGCGCGCGAGGTGGCTGAAGTGGTCGCGCCGATACTGGGATGGACCCAGGAGGACATCGACCGCGAGGTCGAGACCTACAACGCGCGGGTGGAAGCGGAGATCCTGTCGCAAACCCAGCCCGACGACGCGTCGGCGGACGCCCTGCGCGCGTCCGCTCCCGAGGCGCGCGCGGAAATTCTGGAACCGGTGCCGTTAACGTGA
- a CDS encoding pseudouridine synthase, whose product MRPAPLPVRDGLGPARLRLRGGPVLAELTARFGAVDGARLLAGQVVTADGVVVDETTVLPAGACVYLYRDLADEVPVPFDIPVLYRDDDIVVVDKPHFLATMPRGRHVAQTALVRLRRELGLAELSPAHRLDRLTAGVLLFTTRRELRGTYQTLFARGAVRKTYLARAAVDPALVLPRVVRSRIIKRRRQLQAIEEPGEPNAETLIELVSPTGLYRLTPRTGRTHQLRVHMASLVIPIHGDPLYPRIIDVAPDDFTTPLQLLAYRLEFDDPVSGLRRRFVSRRGLGL is encoded by the coding sequence GTGAGACCGGCGCCGTTGCCGGTGCGTGACGGGCTCGGACCCGCACGATTGCGGTTGCGTGGCGGCCCTGTGCTGGCCGAGCTGACGGCAAGGTTCGGAGCGGTTGACGGCGCGAGACTCCTTGCCGGACAGGTTGTTACCGCTGACGGTGTCGTGGTCGACGAGACGACGGTGTTGCCGGCGGGTGCCTGTGTGTACCTGTATCGCGACCTGGCCGACGAAGTGCCGGTGCCGTTCGACATCCCGGTGCTGTACCGAGACGACGACATCGTGGTGGTCGACAAACCACATTTTTTGGCCACCATGCCGCGGGGCCGTCACGTCGCGCAGACAGCGCTGGTGCGGTTACGTCGCGAACTCGGCTTGGCGGAGCTGAGCCCGGCGCACCGGCTGGACCGGTTGACCGCCGGGGTGCTGTTGTTCACGACCCGCCGCGAGCTGCGCGGCACATACCAGACCCTGTTTGCGCGCGGTGCGGTGCGCAAGACCTATCTCGCTCGGGCCGCAGTCGATCCTGCCCTGGTTCTGCCTCGCGTGGTGCGCAGCCGAATCATCAAGCGGCGCAGGCAGTTACAGGCCATCGAGGAGCCGGGTGAGCCGAACGCCGAGACGCTGATCGAGCTTGTCTCGCCGACCGGCCTCTACCGGTTGACGCCGCGAACCGGCCGCACCCATCAGCTTCGGGTGCACATGGCGTCGCTGGTGATACCGATCCACGGGGATCCGTTGTATCCGAGGATCATCGACGTAGCACCGGATGATTTCACCACGCCGTTGCAGTTGTTGGCGTACCGCTTGGAATTCGACGACCCGGTCAGCGGATTGCGGCGCCGGTTTGTCAGCCGGCGAGGGCTCGGCCTGTGA
- a CDS encoding pseudouridine-5'-phosphate glycosidase, translating into MRPPEDVLRVADEVADALRSGRPVVALETTLVSHGFSQGRGLLAAQQAEQRVRAAGAVPCTVGIVDGFVRAGLSAAELDRFTQAGADAQKAGARDIAACVTRRTLGATTVGATLSICRLLGIRFMGTGGIGGVHRGFAETLDISGDLLQLARTPAVVVSSGAKAILDVPATAELLETLNVPVLGWRTDTLPLFYCSQGGPSVAARVDTVAETAQLASIHWELTGSAGLLLGRPPEPELDIEPVVAEAVSQVHQAGITGQAVTPAVLALVEELTDGRSVAVNQQLIADNAGLAAEIAAAYATSH; encoded by the coding sequence GTGAGGCCGCCGGAAGACGTCCTGCGGGTGGCCGACGAAGTCGCCGACGCGCTGCGCTCGGGTCGCCCGGTGGTCGCGCTGGAGACCACGCTGGTCTCGCACGGGTTTTCGCAGGGACGTGGACTGCTCGCCGCGCAGCAGGCGGAGCAGCGCGTGCGCGCCGCCGGTGCAGTGCCCTGCACGGTCGGCATCGTGGACGGCTTCGTTCGGGCCGGGCTGAGCGCTGCCGAACTTGATCGCTTCACCCAAGCCGGGGCCGACGCGCAGAAGGCGGGTGCGCGCGACATTGCGGCCTGTGTGACCCGGCGGACGCTCGGCGCAACCACCGTCGGCGCAACCCTGTCCATCTGCCGCCTGCTCGGCATCCGGTTCATGGGCACAGGTGGGATCGGCGGCGTGCACCGCGGGTTCGCCGAAACCCTCGATATCTCAGGTGACCTGCTTCAACTGGCCCGCACCCCAGCGGTGGTGGTGTCGTCCGGCGCCAAGGCCATCCTGGACGTTCCGGCGACGGCAGAACTGCTGGAGACCCTGAACGTGCCGGTCCTGGGCTGGCGAACGGACACGCTCCCCCTCTTCTACTGCAGCCAGGGTGGCCCCTCGGTAGCCGCACGCGTGGATACCGTCGCCGAGACGGCACAGCTGGCGTCGATCCACTGGGAGCTCACCGGGTCCGCCGGGCTGCTGCTGGGCCGCCCACCGGAGCCCGAGCTCGACATCGAGCCTGTGGTCGCCGAGGCGGTCAGCCAGGTCCACCAAGCCGGGATCACCGGTCAGGCGGTGACCCCGGCCGTCCTGGCCTTGGTCGAAGAGTTGACCGACGGGCGCAGCGTCGCAGTCAACCAGCAGCTGATCGCGGACAACGCCGGGCTGGCCGCAGAGATCGCCGCCGCCTACGCGACCTCCCACTGA
- a CDS encoding SMP-30/gluconolactonase/LRE family protein, with amino-acid sequence MAVIPTPELYRLEVDGDGPEDVAVLDDRLVTGVADGRVLSIAKDGTDIKVLADTGGRPLGVEAMPDGRLIVCDAQRGLLRVDPAADSIESLVTTVDGEPMKLCNNAAVAADGTIYFTDSSRRYGLEAFQTDVIERTATGRLLRRDPAGEVQVLLDHLEFANGVALADDESFVAVAETATGRIHRVWLHGPRCGESEVLVDRLPGLPDNLSTGTLGRIWVALPVTGIRPLRLAQRTPRPARRLIGRAASAVNHAPAATARVLAINRDGTAVARMACGRRCGYRMVTGVREHDGALYLGSIAQQAIAAVSPAPSNPTEQLIRLRPHDRG; translated from the coding sequence ATGGCCGTTATTCCGACGCCTGAGCTGTATCGACTAGAGGTAGATGGAGACGGGCCGGAGGACGTTGCCGTACTCGACGATCGGTTGGTCACCGGCGTCGCTGACGGCCGGGTGCTGAGCATCGCCAAAGACGGGACCGACATCAAAGTTCTGGCAGACACCGGCGGTCGCCCGCTCGGCGTCGAGGCGATGCCCGACGGCCGGCTGATCGTCTGCGATGCGCAGCGGGGCCTGCTGCGCGTCGATCCCGCCGCCGATTCGATTGAGTCGCTGGTCACCACGGTCGACGGCGAGCCGATGAAGCTCTGCAACAACGCGGCTGTCGCGGCCGACGGAACGATCTACTTCACCGATTCCTCGCGCCGCTACGGGCTCGAGGCCTTCCAGACCGACGTCATTGAACGCACCGCCACCGGCCGGCTGCTGCGCCGCGACCCGGCGGGTGAAGTTCAGGTTTTGCTCGATCACCTGGAGTTCGCCAACGGCGTCGCGCTCGCTGACGATGAATCCTTCGTCGCGGTCGCCGAAACCGCAACCGGACGCATTCACCGAGTGTGGTTGCACGGACCGCGCTGCGGCGAATCCGAGGTGCTGGTCGACCGATTGCCGGGCCTGCCCGACAACCTGTCGACCGGTACGTTAGGACGAATCTGGGTAGCACTACCCGTCACTGGGATACGGCCGCTGCGCTTGGCCCAGCGGACCCCCCGTCCGGCCCGCAGGCTCATCGGCCGCGCGGCGAGTGCGGTCAACCACGCGCCGGCGGCGACGGCGCGGGTGCTGGCGATCAACCGCGACGGAACCGCGGTCGCGCGGATGGCATGCGGTCGCCGGTGCGGCTACCGCATGGTGACCGGCGTCCGCGAACACGACGGCGCGCTGTACCTGGGCAGTATCGCCCAACAGGCCATCGCCGCTGTCTCTCCGGCGCCGTCGAACCCCACCGAGCAACTCATCCGGCTGCGTCCGCACGATCGGGGGTAG
- a CDS encoding DUF732 domain-containing protein, with amino-acid sequence MIAGHEVCDELDLGRQPSDVASDVMKNSNLDDYHAGFFVGVSIAAFCPRYSG; translated from the coding sequence ATCATCGCCGGTCACGAGGTCTGCGATGAACTCGACCTCGGTAGGCAGCCGTCCGACGTCGCCTCCGACGTAATGAAGAACAGCAACCTGGACGACTACCACGCCGGGTTCTTCGTCGGCGTCAGCATCGCTGCGTTCTGTCCGAGATATTCCGGCTAA
- the nei2 gene encoding endonuclease VIII Nei2: MPEGDTVFHTAEILRQALAGRSLTRCDIRVPRYATVDLSGQVVDEVLSRGKHLFIRVGPASIHSHLKMDGSWRVTTGRARTDHRVRIILAAGDIQAMGIDLGVLEVLDRAHDGDVVAHLGPDLLGDDWDPQIAAANLLAEPDRPLADALLDQRVLAGIGNVYCNELCFVSGHLPTTPVREISDPHRLVSRARDMLWANRYRWSRCTTGDTRNGRQLWVYGRAGQSCRRCGTPVNYDNSNARVTYWCPACQR, from the coding sequence ATGCCTGAGGGCGACACGGTTTTTCACACCGCGGAGATACTGCGGCAGGCGCTCGCCGGTCGCAGTCTGACACGCTGCGACATCCGGGTGCCGCGATACGCCACCGTCGACCTGTCTGGGCAGGTGGTCGACGAGGTGCTCAGCCGTGGCAAGCACCTGTTCATCCGCGTAGGACCGGCCAGCATCCACTCACATCTGAAGATGGATGGCAGCTGGCGGGTAACCACCGGCCGCGCGCGAACCGATCACCGCGTCCGAATCATCTTGGCAGCAGGCGACATCCAGGCCATGGGTATCGACCTCGGTGTACTGGAGGTGCTCGACCGCGCCCACGACGGCGACGTGGTGGCCCACTTGGGACCCGACCTGCTCGGTGACGACTGGGATCCGCAAATCGCGGCCGCTAACCTGCTCGCCGAGCCGGACCGGCCGCTGGCCGATGCGCTACTCGACCAGCGGGTGCTGGCCGGGATCGGCAACGTCTACTGCAACGAGCTGTGTTTCGTCAGCGGGCATCTGCCCACCACTCCGGTACGCGAGATCAGCGACCCTCACCGCCTGGTATCGCGAGCCCGAGACATGCTGTGGGCCAACCGCTACCGCTGGAGCCGGTGCACCACCGGCGACACCCGGAACGGTCGGCAACTGTGGGTCTACGGGCGCGCCGGGCAGAGTTGCCGTCGGTGCGGCACGCCCGTCAACTATGACAACTCCAATGCGCGGGTGACGTACTGGTGCCCGGCCTGCCAACGTTGA